The genomic interval CGGTTTTTCGACAAAACGTTTCAGGCCGATCACCTTGGGGCTGAAATCACCGGGATCGCCATCCAGTTCGAGATAGCCATAACCGGTCTCGGCCCGGTCCGGTTTGATCCCGAAGGTGACCAGCTCGCCTGCCCGCGCCGCCGGTTCCGCCGCCGCAACCGCCGCACGAAAGGCCGCCGCATCAGGCACCACATGATCCGAGGGCGCCACCAGCATCAGCCCCTCCGGGTCGCGCGCCCGCAGCCAAAGGGCCGCCGCCAGCACCGCAGGGGCGGTGTTGCGTCCCGCCGGTTCGATCAGGATGGCGCCCGGATCAATGCCCGCCTCCGCCAGCTGTTCGGTGACAATGAAGCGGAAATCCGAATTGGTCAGCACCATCGGAGCCGCAAACCCCTCTCCCGACAGGCGCAGGGCGGAGGCCTGAAACAGCGTGGTTTCCCCCACCAGGGGGACAAATTGCTTCGGGTAGCTTTTACGCGACAGCGGCCACAGCCGTGTGCCCGAGCCGCCGCACAGAAGAATGGGGGTGATCATGGGCTGTCCCTTTCCGACCGGTCTGCGGGTCTTAGTCTGACCCGTTTGAGGCAAATGTCTGCCCGGTTTCCGGGCCATCTCCCTGTCTTTTCTGGGCCTTTTTTGCGGCGATGGCCAGCGGGCAGGTTATTTGCTGCGCAGGCTGGCCTGATCCTGCTGCAGATACCATTCATAGGTCTGGGCAATCCCGTCACGCAGCGCAATTTCGGCCTGCCAGCCCAGACGCGCCAGCCGCGAGACATCCATCAGCTTGCGCGGGGTGCCATCGGGCTGCTCCGGGTTGGTCCGGATTTCACCATCAAAGCCCACTACCCCGGCCACCATCTGCGCCAGCTCCAGAATCGAGATATCCTGCCCGCAGCCCACGTTGATATGGCTCAGCATCGGGCTGGTTTCGCGCTGATAGGTCGCCGGGTCCAGATCCAGCACAAACAGCGAGGCCGCCGCCATGTCATCCACATGCAGGAATTCGCGCCGGGGCGTACCGGTGCCCCAGATTGTCACATGATCCTCGCCCGCCCGCGCCGCCGCATCAAAGCGGCGAATGAGCGCCGGCAGAACATGGCTGTTTTCGGGGTGAAAATTATCGCCCGGCCCATAAAGATTGGTCGGCATCACCGAGCGGTAATCGCGACCATATTGGCGGTTGTAACTCTCGCAGAGCTTGATGCCCGCGATCTTGGCAATGGCATAGGGCTCATTGGTGGCCTCCAGCACATCACTCAGCAGCGCCGCTTCGGCCATCGGCTGCGGGGCGTGTTTGGGGTAGATGCAGCTGGATCCCAGCTGCAACAGCCGCTCAACACCCTGCTGATGGGCGGCATGGATCACATTGCATTCCATCATCAGGTTTTCATAGATGAACTGCGCCGGATAGGCGTTGTTGGCATGAATGCCGCCCACTTTGGCCGCCGCCAGCACCACCTGATCGGGGCGTTCTGCGGCAAAAAATGCCTGCACCATGGCCTGATCGGTCAGATCCAGCTCGGCACTGGTCCGGGTGATCAGCTGGATGTCTTCCCCCGCTGCGCGGCGCGCCTGCAAACGGCGCAGGATAGCACCACCCACCATGCCACGATGACCGGCCACATAGATTTTCACAGCGCTGGTGCCCATGCTCTCAGCCCTCGGTGCTGACCGGCAGATCCATGCCGTGTTCTTTCAGCAGGGCATGGCGGCGGGCGGTTTTGAGGTCTTCGCGCACCATCTCGGCGCACATCTCTTCGGTGGTGATCTCCGGCACCCAGCCCAGTTTCTGCTTCGCCTTGGTGGGATCCCCCAGCAGCGTCTCCACCTCGGCGGGGCGGAAATAACGCGGATCAATCCGCAGCACCACATCGCCCACCTTCAGCGCCGGGGCCATATCGCCCTCGATCGCGGTCACGGTGGCAATTTCCTC from Phaeobacter inhibens DSM 16374 carries:
- the fcl gene encoding GDP-L-fucose synthase, which codes for MGTSAVKIYVAGHRGMVGGAILRRLQARRAAGEDIQLITRTSAELDLTDQAMVQAFFAAERPDQVVLAAAKVGGIHANNAYPAQFIYENLMMECNVIHAAHQQGVERLLQLGSSCIYPKHAPQPMAEAALLSDVLEATNEPYAIAKIAGIKLCESYNRQYGRDYRSVMPTNLYGPGDNFHPENSHVLPALIRRFDAAARAGEDHVTIWGTGTPRREFLHVDDMAAASLFVLDLDPATYQRETSPMLSHINVGCGQDISILELAQMVAGVVGFDGEIRTNPEQPDGTPRKLMDVSRLARLGWQAEIALRDGIAQTYEWYLQQDQASLRSK